A window from Sus scrofa isolate TJ Tabasco breed Duroc chromosome 2, Sscrofa11.1, whole genome shotgun sequence encodes these proteins:
- the MYOT gene encoding myotilin isoform X3, protein MARRLLGPQNAAAVFQAQNDSAAQDSPQHNSEHARLQVPTSQVRSRSSSRGDVNDQDAIQEKFYPPRFIQVPENMSVEEGRFCRMDFKVSGLPAPDVSWYLNGRPVQSDDLHKMIVSEKGFHSLIFEVVRASDAGAYACVAKNRAGEATFTVQLDVLAKEHRRAPMFIYKPQSKKVFEGDSVKLECQISAIPPPKLFWKRNNEMVQFNTDRISLYHDNSGRVTLLIKDVNKKDAGWYTVSAVNEAGVITCNTRLDVTARPNQTLPAPKQLRVRPTFSKYLALNGRGLDVKQAFNPEGEFQRLAAQSGLYESEEL, encoded by the exons ATGGCTCGCAGATTGCTAGGACCACAGAATGCAGCTGCTGTGTTTCAAGCTCAAAATGACAGTGCCGCACAAGATTCACCACag CACAATTCAGAACATGCACGACTGCAAGTTCCTACATCACAAGTaag aagTAGATCATCCTCAAGGGGAGATGTGAATGATCAAGATGCAATCCAGGAGAAGTTTTATCCGCCTCGTTTCATTCAAGTGCCAGAAAATATGTCAGTTGAAGAAGGAAGATTCTGCAGAATGGACTTCAAa GTAAGTGGACTGCCAGCTCCTGATGTGTCTTGGTATCTAAATGGAAGACCAGTTCAATCAGATGATCTTCACAAAATGATAGTGTCTGAGAAGGGTTTTCACTCACTCATCTTTGAAGTGGTCAGAGCTTCAGATGCAGGGGCTTATGCGTGTGTTGCCAAGAACAGAGCAGGAGAAGCCACCTTTACTGTGCAGCTGGATGTTCTGG CAAAAGAACATAGAAGAGCACCAATGTTCATCTACAAACCACAGAGTAAAAAAGTTTTTGAGGGAGATTCAGTGAAGCTagaatgccagatctcagctatACCTCCACCAAaacttttctggaaaagaaataatgaaatggtACAATTCAACACTGATCGAATAAG tttataTCATGATAACTCTGGAAGAGTTACTTTACTAATAAAAGATGTAAATAAGAAAGATGCTGGGTGGTATACTGTGTCTGCAGTTAATGAAGCTGGAGTGATCACATGTAACACGAGATTAGATGTTACAG CCCGTCCAAATCAAACTCTTCCAGCTCCTAAGCAGTTACGTGTCCGACCaactttcagcaaatatttagcACTTAACGGGCGAGGTTTGGATGTGAAACAAGCTTTTAACCCTGAAGGAGAGTTTCAGCGTCTGGCAGCTCAATCTGGACTCTATGAAAGTGAAGAACTTTAA
- the LOC100520183 gene encoding LOW QUALITY PROTEIN: S-phase kinase-associated protein 1 (The sequence of the model RefSeq protein was modified relative to this genomic sequence to represent the inferred CDS: inserted 3 bases in 3 codons; substituted 3 bases at 3 genomic stop codons), whose protein sequence is MQSSDGEIFEVDVEIXQAVNIKAILEDVGTNDEGDDDPVPLPNVNAAVLKXLIQWCTHHKDPPPEDDENKEKXSDDTPVWDXEFLQVDXGTLFQLVLAANYLDIKGLLDVTCKTVANMIKGKTPEEIRKTFNIKNDFTEEAAAQVXQENQWYEEK, encoded by the exons ATGCAGAGTTCTGATGGGGAGATATTTGAAGTTGATGTTGAAA GCCAGGCTGTGAATATCAAGGCCATACTGGAAGATGTGGGAACAAATGATGAAGGAGATGATGACCCAGTCCCTTTACCAAATGTTAATGCAGCAGTATTAA ATCTCATTCAGTGGTGCACCCACCATAAGGATCCTCCTCCTGAGGATGATGAGAACAAGGAAAAGTGATCGGATGACACCCCTGTTTGGGATTAAGAATTCCTGCAAGTTGACTAAGGAACACTTTTCCAGCTAGTCCTAGCAGCAAACTACTTAGACATCAAAGGTTTGCTTGATGTTACATGCAAGACTGTTGCTAACATGATCAAGGGGAAAACTCCTGAGGAAATACGCAAGACCTTCAATATCAAAAATGATTTCACTGAAGAAGCAGCAGCCCAGG ACCAAGAGAACCAGTGGTATGAGGAAAAGTGA